One stretch of Pseudomonas fragi DNA includes these proteins:
- a CDS encoding heavy metal response regulator transcription factor → MRILVVEDELKTAEYLHQGLTESGYIVDRAINGADGLHLARQHVYDLVILDVNLPELDGWGVLERLRQSSNARVMMLTARGRLADKIRGLDLGADDYLVKPFEFPELLARVRTLMRRSEHIPVPQVLKVADLELDQGRHRAFRGEQRIDLTTKEFALLHLLMRQTGEVLSRTQIISLVWDMNFDCDTNVVEVSIRRLRAKIDDPFDNKLIHTLRGVGYVLEARV, encoded by the coding sequence ATGCGAATCCTTGTAGTTGAGGACGAGCTCAAAACTGCCGAATACTTACATCAGGGACTGACTGAAAGTGGCTACATTGTTGATCGTGCGATAAATGGCGCGGATGGACTACATCTGGCGCGCCAACATGTTTATGATTTGGTGATACTTGACGTTAATCTTCCCGAACTTGATGGCTGGGGTGTTCTTGAACGTCTACGACAAAGCAGTAATGCCCGGGTCATGATGTTGACGGCCCGAGGGCGCCTAGCGGACAAGATACGCGGACTAGATTTGGGTGCCGATGATTATCTGGTTAAACCGTTTGAGTTTCCTGAGTTACTTGCACGGGTACGAACCCTGATGCGACGCAGTGAGCACATACCTGTCCCGCAGGTACTAAAAGTAGCCGACCTGGAACTAGACCAAGGACGTCATCGTGCTTTTCGCGGTGAGCAGCGCATAGATCTAACAACCAAGGAGTTTGCGCTGTTGCACTTGCTGATGCGCCAGACTGGAGAAGTGCTTTCTCGCACCCAAATCATTTCACTGGTCTGGGATATGAATTTTGATTGCGACACTAACGTTGTCGAGGTTTCAATCCGTAGGCTGAGGGCCAAAATAGATGACCCCTTCGATAACAAGTTGATCCACACCCTTCGCGGTGTTGGTTACGTATTAGAGGCGCGAGTATGA
- a CDS encoding metallophosphoesterase family protein has translation MKLQIYSDLHNEFSRFEPPTSDADVVILAGDIDIKSRGVSWANDTFQCPVIYVCGNHEYYGGHIGHTLRKMKNAALPHVHVLENEMLILDGTRFLVTTAWTDYSATGDVVAAKRVAWDSMNDFLVIRADLDYRRLRPDDLVAKSMRAHRWLTQELNRPFDGKTVVVTHHAPVLDRLGDDHPGHLAAAYANDWSELLSKADLWIHGHTHFAADFLKNGCRVFSNPRGYRGQSTGFDPECLVEV, from the coding sequence ATGAAGCTGCAAATTTATTCAGATTTGCATAACGAATTCTCGCGATTCGAACCTCCTACCAGCGACGCGGACGTAGTGATTCTCGCCGGCGATATTGATATCAAATCGCGTGGAGTCTCATGGGCGAACGACACATTCCAGTGCCCTGTTATCTATGTGTGTGGCAATCACGAATATTACGGCGGCCACATAGGTCACACACTGCGAAAGATGAAAAACGCTGCATTGCCCCATGTGCATGTACTCGAAAACGAGATGCTCATTCTCGATGGCACACGCTTTTTGGTCACAACGGCCTGGACGGATTATTCGGCTACTGGTGATGTGGTTGCGGCAAAGCGCGTTGCTTGGGATTCGATGAACGATTTCTTGGTGATTCGAGCCGACTTGGATTACAGACGCCTGCGTCCAGATGACCTAGTCGCGAAATCAATGAGGGCTCACCGATGGTTAACCCAAGAGCTTAATAGACCTTTCGACGGCAAAACAGTGGTGGTCACACACCATGCACCAGTGTTGGATCGTCTGGGTGACGATCACCCCGGACATCTGGCTGCAGCCTATGCGAACGATTGGTCAGAGCTACTTAGTAAGGCTGATCTGTGGATACATGGACACACGCATTTTGCAGCAGACTTCCTTAAGAACGGGTGCCGAGTGTTTTCAAATCCGCGCGGATATCGGGGGCAAAGTACAGGCTTCGATCCTGAGTGCTTGGTAGAGGTTTGA
- a CDS encoding TolC family protein — protein MGLSCTFALSGTAFSAGSVSQALTMDQVLQMAFANNPDLAAAQWEIGITQGDRQQASLIPNPELSWEAEDTRRNSRTTTVMINQPIELGGKRGARIEVASRAQDAAEIELERKRNVLRADVIQAFYNTSTAQQRLLLSRQSLELAQRGLNVAQGRISSGKSSPVEGTRAEVQLSEVRLELKRAEREEANAYQQLARVIGVPLPAFASVSDSSQPMPTVPEPSLLLNRIGQTAELRLAKLQIDQREASLGLEKAQRIPDLTVSLGSQYDERERERVNVVGLSMPIPLFNRNQGNVLAAARRTDQARDLRNASELRLRTEIQTTLAQWKTANTEITSFNQTILPAAQSAVDTATRGFEMGKFNFLDVLDAQRTLISARGQYIQAIAEATDAWVRIERIFGDVDKLTHTP, from the coding sequence ATAGGCCTAAGTTGCACGTTTGCACTATCAGGCACGGCTTTTTCCGCTGGTTCGGTTTCACAGGCGCTGACAATGGATCAAGTGCTTCAAATGGCGTTTGCCAACAACCCTGACCTAGCGGCAGCACAGTGGGAAATTGGTATCACTCAGGGAGATCGGCAGCAGGCGAGCTTGATTCCCAATCCTGAGTTGTCTTGGGAGGCTGAGGATACCCGGCGTAATTCGCGCACTACGACGGTGATGATCAATCAGCCGATCGAGCTTGGTGGTAAGCGAGGCGCTAGGATCGAAGTGGCAAGTCGAGCGCAAGATGCAGCCGAGATTGAATTGGAGCGCAAGCGTAATGTTCTACGTGCCGATGTCATTCAGGCGTTTTACAACACATCTACGGCTCAGCAAAGGTTGCTGTTATCACGTCAATCACTTGAGCTCGCACAGCGTGGCTTGAATGTAGCTCAAGGTCGCATCAGTAGTGGCAAGTCATCGCCTGTTGAAGGTACGCGAGCAGAAGTCCAGTTGTCGGAGGTACGCCTAGAGCTGAAACGGGCAGAGCGAGAGGAGGCAAATGCCTATCAACAACTCGCTCGAGTCATTGGTGTGCCTTTGCCGGCGTTTGCGTCTGTAAGTGATTCAAGTCAGCCAATGCCAACTGTACCGGAACCTTCGCTGCTCCTTAATCGCATCGGTCAGACTGCGGAGTTACGGTTGGCAAAGCTGCAAATTGACCAGCGTGAAGCCTCACTTGGCTTGGAGAAAGCCCAGCGCATTCCTGACCTAACCGTAAGTTTAGGTAGCCAATACGATGAACGGGAGCGTGAGCGCGTGAATGTCGTAGGGCTGTCGATGCCCATCCCATTATTCAATCGTAATCAGGGCAATGTGTTGGCAGCCGCCCGCCGAACTGATCAGGCCCGCGACCTTCGCAATGCCAGCGAGTTACGCCTGCGCACAGAAATTCAGACCACTCTAGCTCAGTGGAAGACAGCGAACACTGAAATCACGTCGTTCAATCAAACCATCCTGCCTGCCGCGCAAAGTGCTGTAGATACCGCTACCCGTGGTTTCGAAATGGGGAAATTCAACTTCCTAGATGTGCTAGATGCCCAGCGCACCTTAATCAGCGCGCGCGGCCAGTACATCCAGGCCATTGCCGAGGCGACAGACGCCTGGGTGCGTATCGAGCGAATTTTCGGTGATGTCGACAAGCTCACTCATACCCCTTGA
- a CDS encoding heavy metal sensor histidine kinase gives MKPVSLSMRLGLTVSILGALLVVFLAVLAFFALTHELDKLAKNSLINKMEQVEHSLSLYDDTADVNSKPHSLLDQVMGHDNLNLTIYDLKNLRTPLLKFGPGLSDPRTELKAATAAVDKVSYSTNSDGEGRHFLTASKLIPLKNGVSVPVLLSMDCANDEALLSAYLRSTIIALPLLLILIGASAWAVVQQGLSPLREFRKVAAMISAQDLNHRLSVVKMPQELSELAHGINFMLHRLDSGIQQLSQFSDDLAHELRSPITNLMGKAQVTLSRERPAEEYKAVLESCTEELGRVTRIVSDMLFLAQVSHPAALVPFETITLEDEAFKVVDLFSLSAEEKRITLNVTGTGKTIGDRLMIQRAISNLLSNAIRHCPAGQSISIVIENYAEQVSLLVGNPGAGIEPQHLLHLFDRFYRIDTSRSRAEGGTGLGLAIVRSIMSLHQGTADVQSMPGSMTVFRLSFPNLDGQTTWQQARKVQG, from the coding sequence ATGAAGCCGGTCAGCCTGTCAATGCGACTAGGTTTGACAGTAAGTATCTTGGGGGCGTTGTTGGTAGTTTTTTTGGCTGTCTTGGCCTTTTTTGCGCTGACGCATGAGCTGGATAAGTTGGCAAAAAACAGCCTGATCAATAAGATGGAGCAGGTTGAACATAGCCTCTCGCTATACGATGACACGGCCGACGTAAATTCAAAACCGCATTCGTTACTGGATCAAGTCATGGGACATGACAATCTGAATCTGACCATCTATGATCTCAAAAACCTCAGGACGCCCTTACTGAAATTTGGGCCTGGATTGTCGGATCCGCGGACTGAGTTGAAAGCTGCGACTGCTGCCGTTGACAAGGTTTCCTATTCCACCAATTCAGATGGTGAAGGTCGACACTTCCTTACCGCATCCAAGCTCATCCCATTAAAGAACGGTGTAAGCGTTCCCGTATTGCTGTCGATGGATTGTGCGAACGATGAAGCGCTGCTCAGCGCGTACCTTAGGTCGACGATTATTGCACTACCGCTTTTACTAATACTCATCGGAGCAAGTGCTTGGGCCGTAGTACAACAAGGACTTTCTCCACTGAGAGAGTTCCGGAAGGTCGCCGCCATGATCTCGGCTCAAGATCTCAACCATCGACTTTCTGTTGTTAAAATGCCTCAGGAGCTTAGTGAGTTGGCTCATGGCATCAACTTCATGCTGCACCGGCTCGACAGCGGTATTCAGCAGTTGTCGCAATTTTCAGATGACTTAGCCCATGAATTACGATCCCCGATCACCAATTTGATGGGCAAGGCCCAGGTTACCCTTTCTCGGGAGCGTCCGGCAGAAGAATACAAAGCTGTGCTGGAGTCATGCACCGAGGAGTTGGGGCGTGTCACGCGAATTGTCTCGGATATGCTCTTCTTAGCTCAGGTCAGCCATCCCGCGGCACTTGTCCCGTTCGAAACAATCACCTTAGAAGATGAAGCATTTAAGGTGGTCGATCTGTTTTCACTGTCTGCGGAAGAGAAACGTATCACCCTGAATGTTACCGGAACTGGCAAGACGATTGGCGACAGGTTAATGATACAGCGAGCAATATCCAATCTATTGTCCAACGCAATTCGCCATTGCCCTGCGGGACAATCTATTTCAATTGTTATTGAAAACTATGCCGAACAGGTATCGCTACTTGTAGGCAACCCTGGAGCAGGAATCGAACCTCAGCATCTGTTGCACTTGTTTGACCGCTTTTATCGGATTGATACAAGTCGCTCGCGTGCTGAAGGTGGCACTGGTCTTGGCTTAGCTATTGTTCGATCGATCATGAGCCTCCACCAGGGAACTGCGGATGTTCAAAGCATGCCTGGCAGCATGACCGTTTTCAGGCTGAGCTTCCCAAACCTCGACGGACAGACCACTTGGCAACAGGCTAGAAAGGTTCAAGGGTAA
- a CDS encoding DUF6957 family protein, which translates to MVTLNEISQLLYGVGEEMPGWQGTQDELIALAANAFPGKAFCVVEQWILIDLTVTPAEKEKLTGLGLLPATLFAHEVVLDSRNRFQPTMWVRSNFGVSSNAYMFETKNTVYLLLGPGLRKEAGIGAAFSMKVG; encoded by the coding sequence ATGGTCACTTTAAATGAAATCTCGCAGCTGCTTTACGGCGTAGGGGAAGAGATGCCTGGCTGGCAGGGCACCCAGGACGAACTAATTGCATTGGCCGCAAACGCCTTCCCTGGCAAAGCCTTCTGTGTTGTGGAGCAGTGGATCCTGATCGACCTCACTGTGACACCTGCGGAGAAGGAAAAACTCACCGGGCTTGGTCTATTGCCCGCGACCCTGTTCGCCCATGAGGTCGTGCTCGATAGCCGTAATCGATTTCAACCCACCATGTGGGTACGCAGTAATTTCGGCGTGTCTTCCAACGCTTACATGTTTGAAACCAAAAATACTGTCTATCTCCTGCTTGGGCCTGGACTGAGAAAAGAGGCTGGCATTGGTGCCGCTTTTTCAATGAAGGTAGGGTGA
- a CDS encoding cation diffusion facilitator family transporter — protein MSAGHSHGQARAGHEKKLWIALVLTTSFMIAEVIGAFVTGSLALLSDAAHMLTDSTALAISLIAIQIAKRAADKKRTFGYARFEILAAAFNAILLFMVAVYILYEAYQRFKAPTEIQSTGMLIVAVIGLVVNLVSMRLLMSASAESLNVKGAYLEVWSDMLGSMGVIGAALIIRFTGFTWVDSIVAAAIGLWVLPRTWVLLKESMNILLQGVPDGIDIAEVEACIRAVEGVEDIHDLHIWALTSGKNVMSAHLVILRSSRSEQDILAEVTRLMSEVFHISHTTLQLENLQFHAALEENEGMQH, from the coding sequence ATGAGCGCTGGTCATAGTCACGGTCAAGCTCGTGCAGGACACGAGAAAAAATTGTGGATCGCTTTGGTGTTAACGACAAGCTTCATGATCGCGGAGGTCATTGGGGCTTTTGTGACAGGCAGCTTGGCGTTGTTATCCGATGCGGCTCACATGCTAACCGATTCCACTGCCTTGGCTATTTCATTGATAGCTATTCAAATTGCCAAACGCGCTGCGGATAAAAAGCGGACATTCGGCTATGCACGATTTGAGATCCTCGCAGCTGCTTTTAACGCGATTTTGTTGTTCATGGTGGCGGTGTACATCTTGTATGAAGCTTATCAGCGGTTTAAAGCCCCGACAGAAATCCAATCGACAGGGATGCTGATCGTCGCAGTGATCGGACTAGTTGTGAACCTTGTTTCAATGCGGTTGCTAATGTCTGCCAGTGCCGAAAGTCTTAACGTAAAAGGCGCGTACCTAGAAGTATGGAGCGACATGTTGGGCTCCATGGGCGTAATAGGGGCGGCATTGATCATTCGTTTTACCGGATTCACTTGGGTTGACTCGATCGTTGCCGCAGCTATCGGCCTGTGGGTGCTTCCCAGAACCTGGGTTTTGCTCAAAGAAAGCATGAACATCCTGTTGCAAGGGGTTCCGGATGGCATCGATATCGCTGAAGTGGAAGCGTGCATCAGGGCGGTTGAAGGCGTTGAGGATATCCATGACCTGCATATCTGGGCCCTGACCAGCGGCAAGAATGTCATGAGTGCTCACCTTGTAATCTTGCGTAGCTCCCGATCTGAGCAAGATATATTGGCTGAGGTGACTCGGCTGATGAGCGAGGTATTCCATATCAGCCATACGACTCTTCAACTGGAAAACTTGCAGTTTCATGCAGCGCTTGAAGAAAACGAAGGCATGCAGCACTAG
- a CDS encoding helix-turn-helix domain-containing protein, whose translation MKEELAITLRTIRKLKGLGYEALAGTISQSNLSLLEQGKIQATLPTLVKVAETLGINLLTLMALCLAIRDKESPESELKKAQKELLCFIESGGLNIMEDQMQDGALKKRGRGTRANAQSVSAVISLRKQGKTQAEAARELGLPTSTVQRYWQKD comes from the coding sequence GTGAAGGAAGAGCTAGCCATCACCCTACGCACCATCCGGAAACTGAAAGGATTAGGTTATGAAGCCCTAGCAGGGACTATCAGCCAGAGCAACCTAAGCTTGCTGGAACAAGGGAAAATCCAGGCTACGCTACCGACCCTTGTAAAAGTGGCCGAGACGCTCGGTATCAACCTTCTTACGCTCATGGCGTTGTGCTTGGCGATCCGTGACAAAGAATCTCCCGAGTCCGAGTTGAAAAAGGCGCAAAAGGAACTCCTTTGCTTCATAGAGTCGGGGGGACTCAATATCATGGAGGATCAAATGCAGGATGGCGCGTTGAAAAAGCGCGGTCGTGGCACTCGAGCGAACGCCCAGAGCGTCAGTGCTGTGATTAGCCTGAGAAAGCAGGGCAAGACCCAAGCGGAAGCTGCCCGTGAACTAGGCCTGCCCACATCGACGGTTCAGCGGTATTGGCAGAAGGACTGA